The following proteins are encoded in a genomic region of Paralichthys olivaceus isolate ysfri-2021 chromosome 23, ASM2471397v2, whole genome shotgun sequence:
- the LOC109637536 gene encoding uncharacterized protein isoform X1 yields MNSFQFSSVCLILVTQVTSFGHTDDIHFSICWMSKNEALERHNGNIWLNETTLKSMRRAGKVHSLTVYPAVENKLTLKYGGNIHSWTLTISPRIRLNKIKGLPKPLENPTNATQSFLDLMSPTEVFACENGTVFFYQDEDFFLAAGHTLRLPVKIESRSSSTLLLSWLENSLHTNNSHVVILYRTDPTSYTIIGMDSTGLDHYHLIALDSCSPYVACVEIAGSESFTCLSALTNPDIPKDFEVTSWNSSSISLTWDCPKNLKYSLFLLTTFYLNSTDHVTEEVRLMLKEDSFVFTLSDLQPCSRVRFGLQTVCMSGTESHYSKMVLNDGNSVYSKIWALSQSSFGPDNYTLSWEVMNTSFISRFRVYHDEELHGTTLMTNYTVGGLLSCQRYQAKVEALCGEAVVMNTKTVTAHTGPRGVSDLSYRSNDSTAVWTPGTTQQSAVAFLYELSLKNGTPIQSSRVTDTELRLPRLDEGKTYVLDVWEECDGEWESEHSKLCFQGANSSLGFLLKAAGRSGPGQDLELQLDFSGLGLVMVVPWSLPEDLEDEASEPRAKMEKIFKDKLQDLLKDFDQPARVELAAFEPAEDPDKTEVLFMSFDASRTDEDVPLPVDDQLDHIRSLNATNITVTDGVIHWNGHDLCSAFKHKVCPRNSLCINTLGSFACVCQHGYYDVRAVIEPRVASNPICNENGLFSQCLDKLMSGGVAKPYLTSYIGGKVNVELNDGRCSVEESDTFFYFRTSRKSSECGTERRVNKTHIEYQNTLIVTLTKEEKISRRDLKVVWRCVYPRHYVRNTQVSMDMEWLSSHSFVEFNSSLQLFLTMTLYRDESYTDSYTHIIALELEDILFFQVALQTNNTFASDVLLQVESCWATESTDPHDAVQGVLLQDGCPVDNTLYWLSVNGLEQRSRFVVQMFSMPKGLPFYIHCLANICAPDQDCTKNCSSQPRSKRSVIQKDSKGKPGAVVSAGPLLVKTRAMSGNRSSRWTEHMTMVFVVAGLMGFLGITMLSVIAIKAIMTYYKRLQLQ; encoded by the exons at GAACTCCTTCCAGTTTTCCTCCGTGTGTTTGATCCTGGTGACGCAGGTCACATCGTTTG GACACACGGATGATATACACTTTTCTATTTGTTGGATGAGTAAGAACGAGGCTCTGGAAAG aCACAATGGAAACATCTGGCTGAACGAGACGACACTGAAGTCCATGAGGAGGGCGGGTAAAGTCCACTCCCTCACCGTGTACCCAGCTGTAGAAAACAAGCTAACGCTGAAGTACGGAGGCAACATTCACTCGTGGACTTTAACCATCTCTCCAC GTATCAGGCTCAACAAAATCAAAGGTCTGCCCAAACCCCTGGAGAATCCAACGAATGCCACTCAG agctttctggACTTGATGAGTCCCACTGAGGTGTTTGCATGTGAAAACGGAACAGTGTTCTTCTACCAGGATGAAGACTTCTTTCTCGCTGCTG GCCACACTCTGCGTCTTCCTGTCAAGATTGAGTCCAGGAGCTCCTCTACGCTGCTGCTCTCCTGGTTGGAGAATAGTCTGCATACCAACAACAGCCACGTGGTGATCCTGTACCGCACTGATCCCACCTCCTATACCATAATCGGCATGGACTCTACTGGACTCGACCACTACCACCTCATAGCTCTGGACTCCTGCAGCCCTTATGTGGCCTGTGTGGAGATTGCAGGCTCTGAATCCTTCACCTGCCTCTCTGCTCTCACTA ACCCAGACATTCCTAAAGACTTTGAGGTGACGTCatggaacagcagcagcatatcATTGACGTGGGACTGTCCCAAGAACCTCAAgtactctctcttcctcctgaccACCTTCTACCTAAACAGCACCGACCACGTCACAGAGGAGGTGCGCCTCATGTTAAAGGAGGACAGCTTTGTGTTCACCCTGTCCGACCTGCAGCCCTGCAGCAGGGTTAGGTTTGGACTACAGACCGTTTGCATGTCAGGGACAGAGTCCCACTACAGCAAGATGGTCCTGAATGATGGAAACTCTG tctaCTCCAAAATCTGGGCCTTGAGTCAGTCATCTTTTGGCCCCGACAACTACACCCTGAGTTGGGAGGTGATGAACACCTCCTTCATCTCGAGGTTCAGAGTTTACCACGATGAGGAGCTGCACGGCACCACACTCATGACCAACTACACTGTCGGGGGGCTGTTGTCATGCCAACGGTACCAGGCCAAGGTGGAGGCGCTGTGTGGAGAAGCTGTGGTCATGAACACCAAGACGGTCACTGCACACACAG GACCTCGTGGTGTGTCTGACCTCTCGTACCGCTCCAACGACTCCACCGCCGTGTGGACGCCCGGCACCACCCAACAGTCGGCTGTGGCCTTCCTATATGAGCTCTCCTTGAAGAATGGCACCCCCATCCAGAGCAGCCGAGTTACAGACACCGAGCTGCGCCTCCCCAGGCTGGACGAGGGGAAGACCTACGTCCTGGATGTGTGGGAGGAATGTGACGGAGAGTGGGAGTCCGAACATTCTAAGCTGTGTTTCCAGGGAGCCAATTCATCTTTAGGGTTCCTTCTGAAGGCTGCTGGACGTTCTGGACCTGGTCAGGACCTGG AGCTGCAGTTAGATTTTTCCGGCTTGGGTCTCGTGATGGTGGTTCCCTGGTCACTGCCTGAGGATCTAGAGGATGAGGCCTCAGAGCCAAGAGCCAAAATGGAGAAGATCTTTAAAGATAAG ctgCAGGACCTGTTGAAAGATTTCGATCAGCCGGCGCGTGTGGAGCTGGCCGCCTTTGAACCTGCCGAGGATCCAGACAAAACAGAGGTTCTGTTTATGTCTTTTGATGCTTCTCGAACGGACGAGGACGTGCCCCTTCCTGTGGACGACCAGCTGGATCACATTCGCTCGCTGAATGCAACCAACATCACAGTCACAGACGGGGTCATTCACTGGAACG GTCATGATCTGTGTTCCGCCTTCAAACACAAAGTGTGTCCCCGCAATTCTCTGTGCATCAACACTCTGGGCTCATTCGCCTGTGTGTGCCAACATGGATACTATGATGTGAGGGCTGTCATCGAACCTCGGGTGGCTTCAAATCCAATCTGCAATG AGAATGGCCTTTTCAGCCAGTGTCTGGACAAACTCATGTCTGGTGGAGTGGCGAAACCCTACCTGACCTCTTACATCGGAGGAAAGGTTAACGTGGAGCTGAATGACGGGCGCTGCAGTGTGGAGGAGAGCGACACGTTCTTTTACTTTCGCACCTCACGGAAATCGTCTGAATGTGGAACAGAGAGGAGG gtAAACAAAACCCACATCGAATACCAAAACACTTTGATCGTGACCTTGACCAAAGAGGAGAAGATTAGCCGGCGGGATCTAAAAGTTGTCTGGAGGTGTGTCTATCCTCGACATTATGTCCGCAACACACAAGTTAGCATGGATATGGAGTG gctctcctctcactccttcGTGGAGTTCAACTCATCACTGCAGCTGTTCCTGACCATGACCCTGTACCGCGATGAGTCGTACACCGACAGCTACACGCATATTATCGCCCTGGAACTTGAGGACATCCTGTTCTTCCAGGTGGCTCTGCAGACCAACAACACGTTTGCTTcagatgtgctgctgcaggtggagtCGTGCTGGGCCACTGAGAGCACCGACCCACATGACGCCGTCCAGGGTGTTCTGCTGCAGGATGG CTGTCCTGTTGACAACACGCTCTACTGGCTCTCTGTTAACGGCCTGGAACAGAGAAGCAGATTTGTTGTACAGATGTTCAGCATGCCCAAAGGGTTGCCCTTCTATATTCACTGCCTGGCAAACATATGTGCTCCTGATCAAGACTGCACAAAG aaTTGCAGCAGCCAGCCACGCAGCAAGAGGTCAGTGATCCAGAAGGACAGTAAGGGGAAACCTGGCGCTGTAGTGTCTGCTGGTCCTCTGCTGGTCAAAACAAGAGCGATGTCAGGAAACCGCTCGTCTCGCT GGACAGAGCACATGACGATGGTCTTCGTTGTGGCTGGATTAATGGGCTTTTTGGGCATAACCATGCTCTCAGTGATTGCAATCAAGGCAATCATGACCTATTATAAACGGCTTCAGCTGCAATAA
- the LOC109637536 gene encoding uncharacterized protein isoform X2 has protein sequence MNSFQFSSVCLILVTQVTSFGHTDDIHFSICWMSKNEALERHNGNIWLNETTLKSMRRAGKVHSLTVYPAVENKLTLKYGGNIHSWTLTISPRIRLNKIKGLPKPLENPTNATQSFLDLMSPTEVFACENGTVFFYQDEDFFLAAGHTLRLPVKIESRSSSTLLLSWLENSLHTNNSHVVILYRTDPTSYTIIGMDSTGLDHYHLIALDSCSPYVACVEIAGSESFTCLSALTNPDIPKDFEVTSWNSSSISLTWDCPKNLKYSLFLLTTFYLNSTDHVTEEVRLMLKEDSFVFTLSDLQPCSRVRFGLQTVCMSGTESHYSKMVLNDGNSVYSKIWALSQSSFGPDNYTLSWEVMNTSFISRFRVYHDEELHGTTLMTNYTVGGLLSCQRYQAKVEALCGEAVVMNTKTVTAHTGPRGVSDLSYRSNDSTAVWTPGTTQQSAVAFLYELSLKNGTPIQSSRVTDTELRLPRLDEGKTYVLDVWEECDGEWESEHSKLCFQGANSSLGFLLKAAGRSGPGQDLELQLDFSGLGLVMVVPWSLPEDLEDEASEPRAKMEKIFKDKLQDLLKDFDQPARVELAAFEPAEDPDKTEVLFMSFDASRTDEDVPLPVDDQLDHIRSLNATNITVTDGVIHWNGHDLCSAFKHKVCPRNSLCINTLGSFACVCQHGYYDVRAVIEPRVASNPICNENGLFSQCLDKLMSGGVAKPYLTSYIGGKVNVELNDGRCSVEESDTFFYFRTSRKSSECGTERRVNKTHIEYQNTLIVTLTKEEKISRRDLKVVWRLSSHSFVEFNSSLQLFLTMTLYRDESYTDSYTHIIALELEDILFFQVALQTNNTFASDVLLQVESCWATESTDPHDAVQGVLLQDGCPVDNTLYWLSVNGLEQRSRFVVQMFSMPKGLPFYIHCLANICAPDQDCTKNCSSQPRSKRSVIQKDSKGKPGAVVSAGPLLVKTRAMSGNRSSRWTEHMTMVFVVAGLMGFLGITMLSVIAIKAIMTYYKRLQLQ, from the exons at GAACTCCTTCCAGTTTTCCTCCGTGTGTTTGATCCTGGTGACGCAGGTCACATCGTTTG GACACACGGATGATATACACTTTTCTATTTGTTGGATGAGTAAGAACGAGGCTCTGGAAAG aCACAATGGAAACATCTGGCTGAACGAGACGACACTGAAGTCCATGAGGAGGGCGGGTAAAGTCCACTCCCTCACCGTGTACCCAGCTGTAGAAAACAAGCTAACGCTGAAGTACGGAGGCAACATTCACTCGTGGACTTTAACCATCTCTCCAC GTATCAGGCTCAACAAAATCAAAGGTCTGCCCAAACCCCTGGAGAATCCAACGAATGCCACTCAG agctttctggACTTGATGAGTCCCACTGAGGTGTTTGCATGTGAAAACGGAACAGTGTTCTTCTACCAGGATGAAGACTTCTTTCTCGCTGCTG GCCACACTCTGCGTCTTCCTGTCAAGATTGAGTCCAGGAGCTCCTCTACGCTGCTGCTCTCCTGGTTGGAGAATAGTCTGCATACCAACAACAGCCACGTGGTGATCCTGTACCGCACTGATCCCACCTCCTATACCATAATCGGCATGGACTCTACTGGACTCGACCACTACCACCTCATAGCTCTGGACTCCTGCAGCCCTTATGTGGCCTGTGTGGAGATTGCAGGCTCTGAATCCTTCACCTGCCTCTCTGCTCTCACTA ACCCAGACATTCCTAAAGACTTTGAGGTGACGTCatggaacagcagcagcatatcATTGACGTGGGACTGTCCCAAGAACCTCAAgtactctctcttcctcctgaccACCTTCTACCTAAACAGCACCGACCACGTCACAGAGGAGGTGCGCCTCATGTTAAAGGAGGACAGCTTTGTGTTCACCCTGTCCGACCTGCAGCCCTGCAGCAGGGTTAGGTTTGGACTACAGACCGTTTGCATGTCAGGGACAGAGTCCCACTACAGCAAGATGGTCCTGAATGATGGAAACTCTG tctaCTCCAAAATCTGGGCCTTGAGTCAGTCATCTTTTGGCCCCGACAACTACACCCTGAGTTGGGAGGTGATGAACACCTCCTTCATCTCGAGGTTCAGAGTTTACCACGATGAGGAGCTGCACGGCACCACACTCATGACCAACTACACTGTCGGGGGGCTGTTGTCATGCCAACGGTACCAGGCCAAGGTGGAGGCGCTGTGTGGAGAAGCTGTGGTCATGAACACCAAGACGGTCACTGCACACACAG GACCTCGTGGTGTGTCTGACCTCTCGTACCGCTCCAACGACTCCACCGCCGTGTGGACGCCCGGCACCACCCAACAGTCGGCTGTGGCCTTCCTATATGAGCTCTCCTTGAAGAATGGCACCCCCATCCAGAGCAGCCGAGTTACAGACACCGAGCTGCGCCTCCCCAGGCTGGACGAGGGGAAGACCTACGTCCTGGATGTGTGGGAGGAATGTGACGGAGAGTGGGAGTCCGAACATTCTAAGCTGTGTTTCCAGGGAGCCAATTCATCTTTAGGGTTCCTTCTGAAGGCTGCTGGACGTTCTGGACCTGGTCAGGACCTGG AGCTGCAGTTAGATTTTTCCGGCTTGGGTCTCGTGATGGTGGTTCCCTGGTCACTGCCTGAGGATCTAGAGGATGAGGCCTCAGAGCCAAGAGCCAAAATGGAGAAGATCTTTAAAGATAAG ctgCAGGACCTGTTGAAAGATTTCGATCAGCCGGCGCGTGTGGAGCTGGCCGCCTTTGAACCTGCCGAGGATCCAGACAAAACAGAGGTTCTGTTTATGTCTTTTGATGCTTCTCGAACGGACGAGGACGTGCCCCTTCCTGTGGACGACCAGCTGGATCACATTCGCTCGCTGAATGCAACCAACATCACAGTCACAGACGGGGTCATTCACTGGAACG GTCATGATCTGTGTTCCGCCTTCAAACACAAAGTGTGTCCCCGCAATTCTCTGTGCATCAACACTCTGGGCTCATTCGCCTGTGTGTGCCAACATGGATACTATGATGTGAGGGCTGTCATCGAACCTCGGGTGGCTTCAAATCCAATCTGCAATG AGAATGGCCTTTTCAGCCAGTGTCTGGACAAACTCATGTCTGGTGGAGTGGCGAAACCCTACCTGACCTCTTACATCGGAGGAAAGGTTAACGTGGAGCTGAATGACGGGCGCTGCAGTGTGGAGGAGAGCGACACGTTCTTTTACTTTCGCACCTCACGGAAATCGTCTGAATGTGGAACAGAGAGGAGG gtAAACAAAACCCACATCGAATACCAAAACACTTTGATCGTGACCTTGACCAAAGAGGAGAAGATTAGCCGGCGGGATCTAAAAGTTGTCTGGAG gctctcctctcactccttcGTGGAGTTCAACTCATCACTGCAGCTGTTCCTGACCATGACCCTGTACCGCGATGAGTCGTACACCGACAGCTACACGCATATTATCGCCCTGGAACTTGAGGACATCCTGTTCTTCCAGGTGGCTCTGCAGACCAACAACACGTTTGCTTcagatgtgctgctgcaggtggagtCGTGCTGGGCCACTGAGAGCACCGACCCACATGACGCCGTCCAGGGTGTTCTGCTGCAGGATGG CTGTCCTGTTGACAACACGCTCTACTGGCTCTCTGTTAACGGCCTGGAACAGAGAAGCAGATTTGTTGTACAGATGTTCAGCATGCCCAAAGGGTTGCCCTTCTATATTCACTGCCTGGCAAACATATGTGCTCCTGATCAAGACTGCACAAAG aaTTGCAGCAGCCAGCCACGCAGCAAGAGGTCAGTGATCCAGAAGGACAGTAAGGGGAAACCTGGCGCTGTAGTGTCTGCTGGTCCTCTGCTGGTCAAAACAAGAGCGATGTCAGGAAACCGCTCGTCTCGCT GGACAGAGCACATGACGATGGTCTTCGTTGTGGCTGGATTAATGGGCTTTTTGGGCATAACCATGCTCTCAGTGATTGCAATCAAGGCAATCATGACCTATTATAAACGGCTTCAGCTGCAATAA
- the LOC109637536 gene encoding uncharacterized protein isoform X3 has protein sequence MSKNEALERHNGNIWLNETTLKSMRRAGKVHSLTVYPAVENKLTLKYGGNIHSWTLTISPRIRLNKIKGLPKPLENPTNATQSFLDLMSPTEVFACENGTVFFYQDEDFFLAAGHTLRLPVKIESRSSSTLLLSWLENSLHTNNSHVVILYRTDPTSYTIIGMDSTGLDHYHLIALDSCSPYVACVEIAGSESFTCLSALTNPDIPKDFEVTSWNSSSISLTWDCPKNLKYSLFLLTTFYLNSTDHVTEEVRLMLKEDSFVFTLSDLQPCSRVRFGLQTVCMSGTESHYSKMVLNDGNSVYSKIWALSQSSFGPDNYTLSWEVMNTSFISRFRVYHDEELHGTTLMTNYTVGGLLSCQRYQAKVEALCGEAVVMNTKTVTAHTGPRGVSDLSYRSNDSTAVWTPGTTQQSAVAFLYELSLKNGTPIQSSRVTDTELRLPRLDEGKTYVLDVWEECDGEWESEHSKLCFQGANSSLGFLLKAAGRSGPGQDLELQLDFSGLGLVMVVPWSLPEDLEDEASEPRAKMEKIFKDKLQDLLKDFDQPARVELAAFEPAEDPDKTEVLFMSFDASRTDEDVPLPVDDQLDHIRSLNATNITVTDGVIHWNGHDLCSAFKHKVCPRNSLCINTLGSFACVCQHGYYDVRAVIEPRVASNPICNENGLFSQCLDKLMSGGVAKPYLTSYIGGKVNVELNDGRCSVEESDTFFYFRTSRKSSECGTERRVNKTHIEYQNTLIVTLTKEEKISRRDLKVVWRCVYPRHYVRNTQVSMDMEWLSSHSFVEFNSSLQLFLTMTLYRDESYTDSYTHIIALELEDILFFQVALQTNNTFASDVLLQVESCWATESTDPHDAVQGVLLQDGCPVDNTLYWLSVNGLEQRSRFVVQMFSMPKGLPFYIHCLANICAPDQDCTKNCSSQPRSKRSVIQKDSKGKPGAVVSAGPLLVKTRAMSGNRSSRWTEHMTMVFVVAGLMGFLGITMLSVIAIKAIMTYYKRLQLQ, from the exons ATGAGTAAGAACGAGGCTCTGGAAAG aCACAATGGAAACATCTGGCTGAACGAGACGACACTGAAGTCCATGAGGAGGGCGGGTAAAGTCCACTCCCTCACCGTGTACCCAGCTGTAGAAAACAAGCTAACGCTGAAGTACGGAGGCAACATTCACTCGTGGACTTTAACCATCTCTCCAC GTATCAGGCTCAACAAAATCAAAGGTCTGCCCAAACCCCTGGAGAATCCAACGAATGCCACTCAG agctttctggACTTGATGAGTCCCACTGAGGTGTTTGCATGTGAAAACGGAACAGTGTTCTTCTACCAGGATGAAGACTTCTTTCTCGCTGCTG GCCACACTCTGCGTCTTCCTGTCAAGATTGAGTCCAGGAGCTCCTCTACGCTGCTGCTCTCCTGGTTGGAGAATAGTCTGCATACCAACAACAGCCACGTGGTGATCCTGTACCGCACTGATCCCACCTCCTATACCATAATCGGCATGGACTCTACTGGACTCGACCACTACCACCTCATAGCTCTGGACTCCTGCAGCCCTTATGTGGCCTGTGTGGAGATTGCAGGCTCTGAATCCTTCACCTGCCTCTCTGCTCTCACTA ACCCAGACATTCCTAAAGACTTTGAGGTGACGTCatggaacagcagcagcatatcATTGACGTGGGACTGTCCCAAGAACCTCAAgtactctctcttcctcctgaccACCTTCTACCTAAACAGCACCGACCACGTCACAGAGGAGGTGCGCCTCATGTTAAAGGAGGACAGCTTTGTGTTCACCCTGTCCGACCTGCAGCCCTGCAGCAGGGTTAGGTTTGGACTACAGACCGTTTGCATGTCAGGGACAGAGTCCCACTACAGCAAGATGGTCCTGAATGATGGAAACTCTG tctaCTCCAAAATCTGGGCCTTGAGTCAGTCATCTTTTGGCCCCGACAACTACACCCTGAGTTGGGAGGTGATGAACACCTCCTTCATCTCGAGGTTCAGAGTTTACCACGATGAGGAGCTGCACGGCACCACACTCATGACCAACTACACTGTCGGGGGGCTGTTGTCATGCCAACGGTACCAGGCCAAGGTGGAGGCGCTGTGTGGAGAAGCTGTGGTCATGAACACCAAGACGGTCACTGCACACACAG GACCTCGTGGTGTGTCTGACCTCTCGTACCGCTCCAACGACTCCACCGCCGTGTGGACGCCCGGCACCACCCAACAGTCGGCTGTGGCCTTCCTATATGAGCTCTCCTTGAAGAATGGCACCCCCATCCAGAGCAGCCGAGTTACAGACACCGAGCTGCGCCTCCCCAGGCTGGACGAGGGGAAGACCTACGTCCTGGATGTGTGGGAGGAATGTGACGGAGAGTGGGAGTCCGAACATTCTAAGCTGTGTTTCCAGGGAGCCAATTCATCTTTAGGGTTCCTTCTGAAGGCTGCTGGACGTTCTGGACCTGGTCAGGACCTGG AGCTGCAGTTAGATTTTTCCGGCTTGGGTCTCGTGATGGTGGTTCCCTGGTCACTGCCTGAGGATCTAGAGGATGAGGCCTCAGAGCCAAGAGCCAAAATGGAGAAGATCTTTAAAGATAAG ctgCAGGACCTGTTGAAAGATTTCGATCAGCCGGCGCGTGTGGAGCTGGCCGCCTTTGAACCTGCCGAGGATCCAGACAAAACAGAGGTTCTGTTTATGTCTTTTGATGCTTCTCGAACGGACGAGGACGTGCCCCTTCCTGTGGACGACCAGCTGGATCACATTCGCTCGCTGAATGCAACCAACATCACAGTCACAGACGGGGTCATTCACTGGAACG GTCATGATCTGTGTTCCGCCTTCAAACACAAAGTGTGTCCCCGCAATTCTCTGTGCATCAACACTCTGGGCTCATTCGCCTGTGTGTGCCAACATGGATACTATGATGTGAGGGCTGTCATCGAACCTCGGGTGGCTTCAAATCCAATCTGCAATG AGAATGGCCTTTTCAGCCAGTGTCTGGACAAACTCATGTCTGGTGGAGTGGCGAAACCCTACCTGACCTCTTACATCGGAGGAAAGGTTAACGTGGAGCTGAATGACGGGCGCTGCAGTGTGGAGGAGAGCGACACGTTCTTTTACTTTCGCACCTCACGGAAATCGTCTGAATGTGGAACAGAGAGGAGG gtAAACAAAACCCACATCGAATACCAAAACACTTTGATCGTGACCTTGACCAAAGAGGAGAAGATTAGCCGGCGGGATCTAAAAGTTGTCTGGAGGTGTGTCTATCCTCGACATTATGTCCGCAACACACAAGTTAGCATGGATATGGAGTG gctctcctctcactccttcGTGGAGTTCAACTCATCACTGCAGCTGTTCCTGACCATGACCCTGTACCGCGATGAGTCGTACACCGACAGCTACACGCATATTATCGCCCTGGAACTTGAGGACATCCTGTTCTTCCAGGTGGCTCTGCAGACCAACAACACGTTTGCTTcagatgtgctgctgcaggtggagtCGTGCTGGGCCACTGAGAGCACCGACCCACATGACGCCGTCCAGGGTGTTCTGCTGCAGGATGG CTGTCCTGTTGACAACACGCTCTACTGGCTCTCTGTTAACGGCCTGGAACAGAGAAGCAGATTTGTTGTACAGATGTTCAGCATGCCCAAAGGGTTGCCCTTCTATATTCACTGCCTGGCAAACATATGTGCTCCTGATCAAGACTGCACAAAG aaTTGCAGCAGCCAGCCACGCAGCAAGAGGTCAGTGATCCAGAAGGACAGTAAGGGGAAACCTGGCGCTGTAGTGTCTGCTGGTCCTCTGCTGGTCAAAACAAGAGCGATGTCAGGAAACCGCTCGTCTCGCT GGACAGAGCACATGACGATGGTCTTCGTTGTGGCTGGATTAATGGGCTTTTTGGGCATAACCATGCTCTCAGTGATTGCAATCAAGGCAATCATGACCTATTATAAACGGCTTCAGCTGCAATAA